TCGTCGGCCATGGTCCGCAGCAGGTCCTCCAGCCGCGCGATCACGGCAGGGTTGTCGTCGCGGATCTGGAACAACATCTCGGCGCCGCCCGGGATGATGCTCGGCGCACCGGGATCGAGCGTGATGCGGCCGGTGGTCCAGACTGTGCGGGGACCGCATGCGCCCGGAAAGCGCTCGTCGATCGCGAGGCAGAATTTGGCGAGCGCCAGTCCCGCATCCTTGCGCACGGCCATGCGCGTGGTGCCGGCGTGGTTCTGCTCGCCGATGAAATTGATCTTGTACTGCCAGATGCCGACGATGGACGTCACGACGCCGATCGCGAGCTTGCCGCTTTCGAGCGTGTCGCCCTGCTCGATATGCGCCTCCAGATATCCGACGTGCCGGCCCGGCTCGGCCGCGACGCGTGCCCGCCCGGCGAGACCCATGTCGGCGAGGGCATCGCGCATGGGGCGGCCGCTGGTGCGGTCGCGCGCGGCATCGATCTCGGCCTCGGTCACTTGTCCCACATAGGACCGCGATCCGAGAAAGCTGCCGAAATGGCCTTCTTCGTCGCACCACGCTGCGACCTCGACCGCGCCCCCGAGCGCGGGATCGGCGTTGAGCACGCGCGCGGCTTCGAGCGCATAGACGACGCCGAGCGGGCCATCGAGCCAGCCGGCATAGTTCTGGCTCTCCAGATGCGAACCCGCCAGCAGCTTCGGTCCAGCCTTGGCGCTGGTGCCGAACACGTTGCCGATGCCGTCGATCGTTGCGGCAAGACCGGCGTCGGGCAGCTTCTGCATCAGCCACTCCAGCGATTGCCTGTGCGGCTCCGAGAAGGTCGGCTTGTGCACGCCGGTCTTGTAGGCGCCGATGGCGCGGAGCGCATTGAGGTCGGCGAGGACGCGCTCGCCATTGGCGCGCGGCTTGGTGTCAGGCATGTTCGGCAACCTTCAATGCCTCGGTGCGGATCTCCTCGACCAGCCGTTCCTTGAGCTGGACGAATTCCGGCGTGGTCTTGATCTTGTAGGAGCGCGGATGCGGCAGGTCCACACTGATCTCGGCCTTGATACGGCCGGGGCGCGCGCTCATCACGATGACGCGGCTGCCGAGGAAGATCGCCTCCTCGATGTCGTGGGTCACGAACAGCACGGTCTTCTGGTCGCGCTCCCAGATGCCGAGCAGCATCTCCTGCATCAAGGCGCGGGTCTGGTTGTCGAGTGCACCGAAGGGCTCGTCGAGCAAGAGAATCTTGGGATCATTCGCAAGCGCACGCGCGATCGCGGTGCGCTGCTGCATGCCGCCCGAGAGCTGTTTCGGCCAGTGGTTCTCGAAGCCGGTGAGGCCGACTTGGCGGATGAAGGCATCCGCGATCTTGTTTCGCTCCGCCTCGGGCACGCCGCGCTCGCGCAGGCCGAAGGCGATGTTCTCGCGCACGGTCAGCCAGGGAAACAGCGTGTAGGACTGGAACACCATGCCGCGATCGGCGCCGGGTCCGGTGACCTCGCGGCCGTCAAGCGTGACGCGGCCGCTGGTCGGGCGATCGAGTCCGGCGACGATGCGCAGCAGCGTGGACTTGCCGCAGCCGGAGGGGCCGAGGATGGTGACGAAATCGTTGTTGGCGATGGTGAGATCGGTCGGTTCCAGTGCCCTGGTCGGCGCATTGCCGTGGCGTGCGGGGAAGGTGCGCGAGACCTGCTCGATTCTGAGTGTGGTCATGCGAGCCTCCACGGAAACAGCCAGGCGTTGAACGCCTTGAACATGAAGTCCGAGAGGAGGCCGATCAGTCCGATCACGATGATGCCGAAGATGATCTGCCCGGTGTTGAGCAGCGCCTGGCTGTCGGTGATCATGTGGCCGATGCCCGAAGAGGAGCCGATCAGCTCGGCGACGATGACGTAGGTCCAGGCCCAGCCCAGCACCAGGCGCAGGATCTCCGCGATCTCGGGCGCGGAGGAGGGCAGCAGCACGCGGCGGATGATGCCGCGATCGCTGGCGCCCAGCGTATAGGCCGCCTCGACCAGATCGCGCCGCGTTGCGCCGACGGTCACGGCGACCATCAGGATGACCTGGAACACCGAGCCGATGAAGATGACGAGCAGCTTTTGCAATTCGCCGATGCCAGCCCACAGGATCAGCAGTGGAATGAAGGCGGAGGCGGGCAGATAGCGTGCAAAGGACACGAAGGGCTCGAGGAACGCCTCGACCGGCTTGTAGGCGCCCATCAGCACGCCGAGCGGCACCGCGATGATCGCCGCGAGCGCGAAGCCGCCGACGACGCGCCAGATCGTCATGCCGATGTCGTAGATGAATCCCTGCTTGGCCAGGAGGTCATAACCCTCCTGCACCATGGTCAGCGGGTTGGCGAGGAAGGTCTTCGACACATGGCCGCCGAGCGTCGCCCACGACCAGAGAGCAACGAACAGCACGAAGAACGCGAGGCCATAGGCCATACGCTGCTTCGATGTAACAGGGTCCAAGGGACGCATCGACGATCTATCCGGGCGGTGAACAGATTTGCCGGCCCCGCCGCGAGACGGGGCCGGCAGCTCCAAAGTGACTTACTTGATGTAGCTCGCGTCGAAGAGATCCTCGACCTTCGGCGCGGCCTTGATGATGCCGATCTCGAGCAGCAGGTCGGCGGCCTCCTTGTTGAAGGTCAGGAAGTCACCGGCAAAGAATTTCTGGTTCGCAGCTTTGTCCTGCCAGCGCAGATATTTTGCCGAGTTGCCGAACTGTTCGCCGGTCTGCTTCACGTCGGCGCCCATGATCTCGTAGGCCTTGGCCTGGTCCTTGGCGATCATGTCGAGCGCCTCGAAATAGCTGTCGGCGAGCGCCTTGGCGGCCTTGGGATTCTCCGTCAGGAACTTCGGCGTGCAGCCAAAAGTGTCCATGACCATCGGGTAGTCGAGCGTCGTGGCGATGATCTTGCCCTTGTCGGGCGCAGCGCGAACCGTCGACAGATACGGCTCATAGGTCATGGCGGCGTCGTTCTGGCCGGAGACGAAGGCCTGCGCGGCCGCGGCCGGCTCGAGGTTCACGACGGTGACGTCCTTCACCGTGAGGCCATTTTTCTTGAGCATCCAGGCCAGCGCGAAATAGGGCGAGGTGCCGGGCGCGGAAGCTGCGACCGTCTTGCCCTTCAGGTCCTTGATCGCGCTGACGTCGTTGCGCACGGCCATGCCGTCGGCGCCATAGCTCTTGTCGAGCTGGAAGATTTGCTTGGTGGCGACGCCGTTGGCGTTCCAGGAGATCCAGGTCTCGACCGTCGTCGCCGCGCACTGCACGTCGCCGGAGGCGATCGCGAGGTGGCGATCCTTCTGGGGAATCTTCTTGATGGTGACGTCGAGGCCGTTCTTCTTGAAGATGCCAGCCTCCTTCGCCAGCGTCAGCGGCGCGAAGCCGGTCCATCCGGAGATGCCGATGCCGACCTTGACGTCGTCGGCGAGCACGGGAGTGGAGGCCGCAAGGGCAATGATTGTCGCAAAAATCGTCGAACTACGCATGATTGTCGTCCTCTTGCCGATCGATGGATTGACGTCCTGTTGATCTCTGTCGGCCGCTATGGACCGTTGCCCGAAGCATTGCACGAATTGTGCCGACATTGTTCTCTCAGCCTCCCTTGAATCGGGCGACAAGGCGGTGAGAGTCACCGGGATAGAGCAGGCGCACCGCGGTGATCGTGCGCGCGCTGCGCCAGGTATAGCGGTCGATCACGAGACAGGGCGCGCCGATTGCGATGTCGAGCGCTTCCGCCGTGCGATCATCCGCAACGATGGCGCTGATCGTATGCTCGGCCTCTGTCCATGGGACATGATGAAGCAGCCACGAGCCCGGCGGCTCGCGCGAGAAATCCGCGGTCGCGGCACTAGGCACGGAGGCGAGATCGATCAGCCTGTCCTCGACCGCGAACGGCACCTTGTCGGCGCTGTGGCGGCAGGTGATGGCAACGACCTTGCCGGCTTTCTTGATGCCAAGACGCTCGCGGTCGGCGGCGGTCGCCGCCCGCAGTTTGCGGCCGGTCAGCTCGTATCCGTAGGCGCGGCCGAGTGCGGTGATCTCGGCGCGGATGTCGGCGATCTTGAGCACGGCTGACTGATGCTGCGGGCGGCGCACGAAGGAGCCGGCGCGCCGCCGCCGCTCGATCAAATCGGCCTGCGCCAGTTCCGATAGCGCCTTGTTCACGGTCATGCGTGAGCAGCCGTAGCGCGCGACGAGCTCGTGCTCGAATGGAATGCGATGACCGGGCGGCCATTCGCCGGTGAGGATCCGCTTCTCGATGTCGGCGCGGATACGCTTGTAAAGCGTCGGCTTGTCGGCCGCATCGGTGCCAAGGCTCATGCGACGAGCCTCCGCACCGCCGCGTTGAAGCGCTCGCGCGCGGCCTGGCGCAGCCGGTGCCGACCGCCTTCGACGACTTTGTGGCCGCCAGCCCAGACGCAATCGATCGCGCCGCCGCCGGCGGCAAAGATCCAGCCGTCGGTGACTGCGTCGTGCGTGCGGCCGGCCAGCGACGGATGCGCTGTATCGAGCGTGACGATGTCGGCGCGCGCGCCGGGCGTGAGGCCGACTATCGCCTGCGCCATCGCCTGCGCGCCGTCTGCGAACGCATGATCGAACAGCGTGCGCCCCGTCGAGCGGCCTGCGCCGCTGGAGAGCACGTTGCGCTGGCGATGCTTCAGGCGCTGGCCGTATTCGAGCTGGCGCAATTCGTCGGCGGCGCCGACCAGCACGTTGGAGTCGGTGCCCACACCGAACGCGCCGCCGGCCGCGAGGAATTCGCGTACGGGAAAGATGCCGTCGCCGAGGCTCGCTTCGGTGATGGGGCAGAGAC
This is a stretch of genomic DNA from Bradyrhizobium sp. CB2312. It encodes these proteins:
- a CDS encoding Zn-dependent hydrolase; its protein translation is MPDTKPRANGERVLADLNALRAIGAYKTGVHKPTFSEPHRQSLEWLMQKLPDAGLAATIDGIGNVFGTSAKAGPKLLAGSHLESQNYAGWLDGPLGVVYALEAARVLNADPALGGAVEVAAWCDEEGHFGSFLGSRSYVGQVTEAEIDAARDRTSGRPMRDALADMGLAGRARVAAEPGRHVGYLEAHIEQGDTLESGKLAIGVVTSIVGIWQYKINFIGEQNHAGTTRMAVRKDAGLALAKFCLAIDERFPGACGPRTVWTTGRITLDPGAPSIIPGGAEMLFQIRDDNPAVIARLEDLLRTMADEASEKGPCTVTVEKIRTGAPAMMNPGIQDAIETASKALADGRSIRMPSGAGHDAQMLATVMPAGMLFVPSIGGISHHWTENTADADIVTGAQVFVDSCRRILGG
- a CDS encoding ABC transporter ATP-binding protein, with the translated sequence MTTLRIEQVSRTFPARHGNAPTRALEPTDLTIANNDFVTILGPSGCGKSTLLRIVAGLDRPTSGRVTLDGREVTGPGADRGMVFQSYTLFPWLTVRENIAFGLRERGVPEAERNKIADAFIRQVGLTGFENHWPKQLSGGMQQRTAIARALANDPKILLLDEPFGALDNQTRALMQEMLLGIWERDQKTVLFVTHDIEEAIFLGSRVIVMSARPGRIKAEISVDLPHPRSYKIKTTPEFVQLKERLVEEIRTEALKVAEHA
- a CDS encoding ABC transporter permease — encoded protein: MRPLDPVTSKQRMAYGLAFFVLFVALWSWATLGGHVSKTFLANPLTMVQEGYDLLAKQGFIYDIGMTIWRVVGGFALAAIIAVPLGVLMGAYKPVEAFLEPFVSFARYLPASAFIPLLILWAGIGELQKLLVIFIGSVFQVILMVAVTVGATRRDLVEAAYTLGASDRGIIRRVLLPSSAPEIAEILRLVLGWAWTYVIVAELIGSSSGIGHMITDSQALLNTGQIIFGIIVIGLIGLLSDFMFKAFNAWLFPWRLA
- a CDS encoding ABC transporter substrate-binding protein; amino-acid sequence: MRSSTIFATIIALAASTPVLADDVKVGIGISGWTGFAPLTLAKEAGIFKKNGLDVTIKKIPQKDRHLAIASGDVQCAATTVETWISWNANGVATKQIFQLDKSYGADGMAVRNDVSAIKDLKGKTVAASAPGTSPYFALAWMLKKNGLTVKDVTVVNLEPAAAAQAFVSGQNDAAMTYEPYLSTVRAAPDKGKIIATTLDYPMVMDTFGCTPKFLTENPKAAKALADSYFEALDMIAKDQAKAYEIMGADVKQTGEQFGNSAKYLRWQDKAANQKFFAGDFLTFNKEAADLLLEIGIIKAAPKVEDLFDASYIK
- the hutC gene encoding histidine utilization repressor, which codes for MSLGTDAADKPTLYKRIRADIEKRILTGEWPPGHRIPFEHELVARYGCSRMTVNKALSELAQADLIERRRRAGSFVRRPQHQSAVLKIADIRAEITALGRAYGYELTGRKLRAATAADRERLGIKKAGKVVAITCRHSADKVPFAVEDRLIDLASVPSAATADFSREPPGSWLLHHVPWTEAEHTISAIVADDRTAEALDIAIGAPCLVIDRYTWRSARTITAVRLLYPGDSHRLVARFKGG